One Candidatus Woesearchaeota archaeon genomic region harbors:
- the rpsJ gene encoding 30S ribosomal protein S10: protein MQKARIKLASTDIHKINQICDAIKEISTKTGVQMAGPIPLPTKKLKVTTRKSPCGNGKASWERYEMRIHKRLVDLGLDERALRLVMRVPIPEGLNIEIEMVE from the coding sequence ATGCAAAAAGCAAGAATAAAACTAGCAAGCACAGATATCCACAAAATTAATCAGATTTGTGATGCAATTAAAGAGATTTCTACTAAGACTGGAGTGCAAATGGCCGGCCCAATACCTTTGCCTACTAAAAAATTAAAAGTTACCACTAGAAAATCACCTTGTGGAAACGGAAAAGCTTCTTGGGAAAGATATGAAATGAGAATTCATAAAAGATTAGTTGATTTAGGTTTAGATGAAAGAGCCTTAAGATTAGTAATGAGGGTGCCTATCCCTGAAGGCTTAAACATCGAAATTGAAATGGTTGAATAA
- the tuf gene encoding translation elongation factor EF-1 subunit alpha, which translates to MARNKPHINLVFIGHVDHGKSTTVGRIMFDSGIVTEQEMRKLKERAAELGKSGFEFAYVMDNLKEEQERGVTIDLAHKKFDTDKYFFTIIDAPGHKDFIKNMITGASQADAGVLVVAANDGVNAQTKEHVFLSRTLGVNQLIIAINKMDISGVDWSEKRFNEVKVEVSNLLKSVGFKPDEIKFIPMASLKGDNVIKKSEHLPWYKGPTLLEAMDLLKEPEKPTQLPLRLPIQDVYNITGIGVVPVGKVETGVLKVGDKVIAVPGREGKGVLGECKSIEMHHEQLQTAEPGDNVGLSIRGFGKKDIARGDVMGRTDNPPTVAQEFTAQIVVLNHPSVMTVGYTPVFHIHTAQVACQIVAIEKKLNPATGEVLQENPDFIKNGDAAIVRIKPIQPLVIEKQSEIPQMSRFAIRDSGSTVAAGMCINLVKKPMA; encoded by the coding sequence ATGGCAAGAAATAAACCACATATTAACCTTGTATTCATAGGTCATGTAGACCACGGAAAATCTACCACTGTAGGTAGAATTATGTTTGACTCGGGCATAGTTACTGAGCAAGAAATGAGAAAATTAAAAGAAAGAGCTGCAGAATTAGGTAAAAGCGGCTTTGAATTTGCTTATGTTATGGATAACTTAAAAGAAGAGCAGGAAAGAGGAGTTACCATTGACTTAGCTCACAAAAAATTTGATACTGACAAATATTTCTTTACTATCATTGACGCCCCGGGTCACAAAGATTTTATTAAAAACATGATTACTGGAGCTTCACAAGCAGACGCAGGCGTTTTAGTTGTAGCAGCTAACGACGGGGTTAACGCTCAAACTAAAGAACATGTATTTTTATCAAGAACATTGGGTGTTAATCAATTAATTATTGCTATTAATAAGATGGACATTTCCGGCGTTGATTGGTCTGAAAAAAGATTCAATGAAGTTAAAGTTGAAGTTTCAAATTTACTAAAATCAGTAGGTTTCAAGCCAGATGAAATTAAATTTATACCTATGGCATCCTTAAAAGGAGATAATGTAATTAAAAAATCTGAACATCTGCCATGGTACAAAGGTCCAACATTACTTGAAGCAATGGATCTATTAAAAGAACCTGAAAAACCAACTCAATTACCATTAAGATTACCTATACAAGATGTTTATAATATCACAGGCATTGGAGTAGTTCCAGTTGGTAAAGTTGAAACTGGGGTACTTAAAGTAGGGGATAAAGTTATTGCAGTTCCAGGCAGAGAAGGTAAAGGTGTTTTAGGGGAATGCAAATCTATTGAGATGCACCATGAACAACTGCAAACTGCTGAACCGGGAGATAACGTTGGTTTATCCATTAGAGGTTTCGGCAAGAAAGATATTGCGCGCGGTGACGTTATGGGAAGAACAGACAACCCGCCAACAGTAGCGCAAGAATTTACTGCGCAAATTGTTGTATTAAACCACCCAAGTGTTATGACTGTCGGTTATACACCGGTATTCCACATCCATACTGCTCAAGTTGCATGCCAAATTGTGGCAATTGAAAAAAAATTAAACCCTGCAACTGGTGAAGTATTACAAGAAAACCCCGATTTCATCAAAAATGGTGATGCAGCAATTGTTAGAATTAAACCTATCCAACCGCTAGTAATTGAAAAACAGTCTGAAATTCCGCAAATGTCAAGATTCGCAATTAGAGATTCAGGTTCAACGGTTGCAGCAGGCATGTGCATTAATCTTGTAAAAAAACCAATGGCATAA
- a CDS encoding HIT domain-containing protein, whose amino-acid sequence MPELTNEEKLSQQKEQCIFCQVISGQKPALKVYEDNKVVAILDIGPANKGHVLLMPKEHYSIMPLMPEDLIRHIFKISKGISQALLKAMLVSGTNLFIANGGIAGQQIPHFVVHIIPREKEDGVDIFDLRRINVDTNVMLELQKALQGNLHLKLQDKLAEQGLLKEAEISEEELINMIKSNLQLRDFLLKNIENLETVVNANPQLEMMFRGKNVARIKEVILSSGEDKQLEAVGNLLKGKKVNRKEERAEILKEIETGATEETSEEKALREKLSVKKNEERVKKAKFKKKGNDSEEPENNDGESKFKNSDDASGESDSIDEESETDLDDIANLLSGGNA is encoded by the coding sequence ATGCCTGAATTAACTAATGAGGAAAAATTATCACAACAGAAAGAGCAATGCATATTTTGTCAAGTTATATCCGGGCAAAAACCTGCGCTTAAAGTTTATGAAGACAATAAAGTTGTAGCGATATTAGATATTGGACCAGCAAATAAAGGGCATGTATTATTGATGCCTAAAGAACATTATTCTATTATGCCATTAATGCCTGAAGATTTAATTAGGCACATATTCAAAATTTCCAAGGGTATATCCCAAGCTTTATTGAAAGCTATGCTGGTTTCTGGAACTAATCTTTTTATAGCAAATGGCGGTATAGCCGGTCAACAAATCCCTCATTTTGTTGTGCATATAATCCCTCGCGAAAAAGAGGATGGTGTTGATATTTTTGATTTACGCAGAATAAATGTTGATACGAATGTTATGTTGGAATTGCAAAAAGCATTGCAGGGTAATTTGCATCTAAAATTGCAGGATAAACTTGCGGAGCAAGGATTATTGAAAGAGGCAGAGATTTCTGAAGAAGAATTGATAAACATGATTAAATCTAACCTGCAATTAAGAGATTTTTTATTGAAAAATATTGAGAATCTTGAAACCGTTGTCAATGCAAACCCGCAACTTGAAATGATGTTCCGTGGCAAAAATGTTGCAAGAATAAAGGAAGTTATTCTTAGTTCTGGAGAAGATAAGCAGTTAGAAGCAGTAGGAAATTTATTGAAGGGTAAAAAGGTCAATAGAAAAGAAGAAAGAGCCGAGATATTGAAAGAGATTGAAACTGGAGCAACCGAAGAAACGTCTGAAGAGAAAGCATTGCGTGAAAAATTGTCAGTGAAAAAGAATGAAGAAAGAGTTAAAAAAGCCAAGTTTAAGAAAAAGGGCAATGATTCTGAAGAGCCTGAAAATAATGATGGGGAGTCTAAATTTAAGAATAGTGATGATGCATCCGGAGAGTCTGACAGTATCGATGAGGAATCTGAAACAGATTTAGATGACATTGCAAATTTATTATCTGGTGGTAATGCATGA
- a CDS encoding HIT family protein, producing the protein MNCPVCDIMDNEHFVIYQDKFAVAYLSQDPAVEGHVVIAPRNHIPILEQVPGEILEHLFIIANRISISVFELFNAQGTNIIVNNGIPAGQNMPHFSISVLPRKENDGLNFRWAPKQISEQDMQGVLGKVKDRCDYIGHEVPKQAPVVVDKKEELVVEEVDERIKSLERIP; encoded by the coding sequence ATGAACTGCCCTGTTTGCGATATTATGGATAATGAACATTTTGTAATTTATCAAGATAAATTTGCAGTAGCTTATCTTTCACAAGACCCCGCCGTAGAAGGCCACGTTGTTATTGCGCCAAGAAACCATATTCCAATTCTTGAACAAGTGCCTGGCGAGATTTTGGAACATTTGTTTATCATTGCCAACAGAATTTCTATTTCAGTATTTGAATTGTTTAATGCGCAGGGGACTAATATTATCGTGAATAATGGTATCCCGGCTGGACAAAATATGCCGCACTTTTCAATTAGCGTTCTTCCGCGCAAGGAAAATGATGGTTTAAATTTTAGGTGGGCACCTAAACAAATTTCTGAACAAGATATGCAGGGGGTACTGGGAAAAGTTAAAGACAGATGTGATTATATCGGGCATGAAGTTCCTAAACAAGCGCCGGTTGTTGTTGATAAAAAGGAAGAACTTGTTGTTGAAGAAGTTGATGAGCGGATCAAAAGTTTAGAACGGATACCTTAA